In the Phaseolus vulgaris cultivar G19833 chromosome 7, P. vulgaris v2.0, whole genome shotgun sequence genome, one interval contains:
- the LOC137829589 gene encoding uncharacterized protein, giving the protein MMACGSVRQSVWRRMSGFHFHLPLSSASLLSVHHTSYSFPKLHNLTHLAATPSPLLKASARNDGLTDDGVTLGTVKLPSNTDLQRFDSLLFQWANSLCQGANLPLPVPLKVDKIAGGARLGFITIENGKTEVLVYIDCLVSPSNQNSAPMFRAIRNGPLKDKVPPGEPRIMRSLLQALQKSIEIAKL; this is encoded by the exons ATGATGGCATGTGGCAGTGTAAGGCAGAGTGTGTGGCGACGGATGAGTGGATTTCATTTCCACCTTCCGCTCTCTTCCGCTTCTCTCCTCTCTGTTCACCACACCAGCTACTCCTTTCCAAAGCTTCACAATCTCACTCATCTCGCCGCCACGCCGTCGCCGTTACTCAAAGCCTCCGCCAGGAATGACGGCCTCACCGACGACGGAGTCACTCTTGGCACGGTGAAGCTGCCTTCGAATACCGACCTTCAGCGATTCGATTCCTTGCTATTTCAG TGGGCAAATAGCCTTTGCCAGGGAGCGAATCTGCCTCTTCCTGTGCCTCTCAAG GTGGACAAAATAGCTGGTGGAGCTAGGTTGGGTTTTATCACTATTGAGAATGGGAAAACTGAAGTTCTTGTGTATATTGATTGCTTGGTTTCTCCATCAAATCAAAATTCTGCTCCAATGTTTCGTGCCATTAGAAATGGTCCCTTGAAAGATAAGGTACCACCAGGTGAGCCTAGAATTATGAGGAGCCTTCTTCAAGCTCTTCAAAAGTCAATTGAAATCGCCAAATTGtga